The DNA sequence ACCCTGGACCGGATCGACCGGCCGGGCACCCGGGTGATCGTCAACCCCGGCGGCACGAACGAGCAGTTCGCCCGCGACCGCATCAAGCGGGCCACGATCACCGTCCACCCGGACAACACCACGATCTTCCAGGAGATCGTCGACGGACGCGCGGACGTGATGATGACGGACGCGAGCGAGACCCGCTACCAGGCGAGGCTCCACCCCGAACTGTGCTCGGTCCACCCGGACAAGCCCTTCACCTTCGCCGAGAAGGCCTACGCGCTGCCGCGCGGGGACGAGGAGTTCAAGGAGTACGTCGACCAGTTCGTGCACCTGGCCACCCACGACGGGACGTACGCGGCCTACGAGGCGCAGTGGATGGAGTAAGGGAGCGAGGGAGTGACGGACGTGGAACGGCGCGGGCCGGAGGGGGCCCGAAGCCCTGACAGTTTCTGCATGCACGCGCCAAACTGTGCGCATGTCCTTAGCAGAGCTGGCGAGCATGGCCGTCACCGCCATGACGACGGGGGTCGCCTCCGGTGCGGGAACCGCGGTGGTGGACGAAGTCCGAGAGCTGGTCCGGGGCCGCCTCGAAGGGTCCGATGAGGGGCGCGGCGCGCTGCGCCGTCTCGACGCCGAACCGAGGCCCGAGGGCGCGGCCGACGACGTCCGCGCCCGCCTTACCGCGCTGCTCGAAGAGGATCCGGAGCTCGCCCGCAGGCTCCAGGCCGCCCTGGAGCCGGACGTGCCGCCGCCGCCCGCCGCCCCGCCGACCGTTCACCAGCAGATCACCATCGGCGGCAGCGCCAACCACAGCACCATCGTCATCGGCCCCGTCGAGCTGCCCCGCACACGGGGCGTGCTCATTGCCCTCACCGGCATCGGCGTCGTCCTCGCCGTCCTGCTGGTGCTCGGCTTCCGCACCGTGCTCCAGAGCCTCACGGACGATGACGGAGGCGGGCCGCAGGGCTCTGACGGCAAGCGGGTCACCGCGCTGAAGAACGCCTCGGACGTCAACGCGATCCTGCCGGACTCCGGCACCCTGCCCGGCGGCTGGGTCATCACGGACCCGCCGGACGTCAAGAAGGGCGCCATCGACGACGACTGCGGATCGTCCTGCACGGGGGTGCTGTTCAGCGGCACGGTGCGCCACGAGATGGAGCCGTCCGACGGCGCCTACTTCGCGGTGGAGACCTACGACACGGCGGAGCACGCCGCCGCGCGGTTCAAGGCCGCGCGCGAGGACCAGAACCGCAACACGGGCGCCTACGAACCCATGTCGATCGAGCCCGTGGGAGACGAGAGCATGGCATACCGGAAGAAGATCGTGAACGCTTCGGAGGCGGAAGCGGGCGCGCGCGTCGGCACGGTCGTCACCTGGGTCGTGCACCGCGCCGGCAGCTCCTCGCTGGATCCGGGCGACCTCAACGTCCTGACCCGCATGCTCGCCGAGCGCGCCCAGCAGGCCCAGAACGGCGAGAAGCCCTTCGCTCGGGCCGAGTTCTGACAGCGGCGCCCCCGTGGACGCCGCACCCCGGGGTAATCCCTGGGCCCGTCCCCGATGCCGAGCCGCCGCTCGGCGGCCTACGGTGGCTGCTGCCAGGAGCTGAGGGGCGCCGCAGACGGCTGCGGTGAGCTCCGGGCGGTCCGGAGGTTCTCGCCATGCACCAAGCCCGCAGGCACTGTGTCCACAGCGGGACGAGCGGGCGGCTCGCCTCGACCACCACCGACGACATCGACGCGCTCGTCGCGCGCCTGAAGGACCGGCCGCGGGTCGTCCTGCACTTCCACGGCGGGCTCGTCGACGACGCGCTCGGCTTCGTGACGGCCGAGCGGCTCGCCCCGGTCTACGAGGCCGCGGGCGCCGAGCCGGTGTTCTTCGTCTGGAGCAGCGGGCTCCTTGAGGTGCTGCGCGGCAATCTGCCGCAGATCCTCAGCGAGGGCGTCTTCCAGACCCTCCTGAACCGGGTCGTGCGCTTCGCCTCCGGCGTCGTCTTCCCGCAGCCGGGCAGCCGCGCGCTCGGCGGCTTCACCGCCCCGTCGACGCGGGCCGTCGCCCGTGAACTGGCCCTGCTGCGCACCGGGCAGGAGCCGTACGCGCGCCTCACGCCACCCGCCGAGGTCCCCGCCATGAGCGAGGCCGAGCGGGTGCGCATCACCGCCGACCTCGCGGCGGACACCGAACTCGCCGAGCGCAACCGGGAGATCGTGGGCTCCGTCCTGCGCTCGGCTCCCGCGACGACCGCCGCGCGCGACATCGACGGGGGGCGCGCGGCGGTCGCCACTCTCATGTCCCCCGACACGGTGGCCGAACTCGCGGCGGAGACCGCCGACGCGGAGAACCGCCGGGCCGTGGTCACCTCCGCGCTCCTGGTGCGCAAGACGGTGCGCGTCGTCTCCGCCGTCGTCGCCCGCTTCCGCCACCGCACCGACCACGGCCTGTACCCGACCGTCGTCGAGGAGATACTCCGCGAGTTCTACCTCGCCAACGTCGGGGCGGCCGTCTGGGACGCGATGAAGCGGCAGACCGCGGACACCTTCGCGGCCGCCGCCGAACCCCGCGCCGGACACTACTTCCTGGACCGCTTCGGCCGGTTGCTCGCCTCCGGGAGCAGGCCCCGGGTGACCCTGGTCGGGCACAGCGCGGGCGCCGTCTTCATCGGCAACCTCCTCACGGACCTGGCCCGCAGGCGGGCCGACGCCGACGACCCGCTGCCCGAGGACTTCCGCGTCCAGGACGTCGTCCTCCTCGCGCCCGCCTGCACCGTCGGCCACCTGGCGGGGATGGTGCGCCGCCAGACCGAACTCTTCGACAGGCTGCGGATGTTCACCATGACCGACGCGGCCGAACGCGCCGACCAGCTGGTGCCCTTCCTGTACCCGCGCTCCCTGCTCTACTTCGTCTCCGGCGTCCTGGAGCGCGGCCCGGAGGGGGAGACCGCGGTGTCGCCCCTCGCGGGCATGCAGCGCTGGTTCACGGCCGAGGACGACACCGGCGGCGCGGACGCGCGGGACCTGCGGGCCTTCCTGCGCGCGGACGCCACCCGCACCGTGTGGTCGCCGGTGGACGGCGGCCCGGGCCTCACCTCCGGCGCCCGCAGCCACGCCGGATTCGACGACGACCCGGAGGTCCTGGCCAGCCTGGCCCGGATGCTCGCAGACTGACGGCCGCGCGGCCGGGGGGACAGCTCCATCAGGGGGAAAACTCGATGAACGACCTGCACTACGCGGTGGTCGTCGGCATCAACCGCTATCCGGCGATCAGCGACCTGCGCGGCGCCCGCGGCGACGCGGGCCGGTTCCGCGACTGGCTGGTGGACCCGACCGGCGGCAACGTACCGGCGACCAACATCGCCCTGGTCACGGCCACCGAGCGCGACGAGCGCGAGGCCGACGTGATGACCGCGGTGCCGACCCGCGAGAACGTCAACCGGGCCCTGTACCTGGCCCACCGAGCGGTCCGCAGAGCCGTCGACGAGGGCGGCAACTGGGCCGACACGCGCCTGTACCTCTTCCTCGCGGGCCACGGCATCGCACCGTTCGGCGGCGACGCCGCGCTGCTCATGGCCAACGCGGCGATCGATCTGCTCGGCAACCACATCGCCGTGCGTCCCTACCTGTCCTGGTACGAGTCGGCGTCGCCGTTCCACGAGATCGTCTTCTTCGCCGACTGCTGCCGCACCCGCTTCGGCGGCGTCGCCGCCTTCGGCCCGCCGTTCACGGACACCATCGAGGCGCCCGACAAGGTCGAGTGCCTCGCCGGGTACGCGACGTCGCTCGGCGACCCGGCCTACGAACAGCAGGCGCCCGACCCGAACCGGTCCCGCGGGCACTTCACCAGCGCGCTGATCGAGGGCCTGCGCGGGGCGGGCGGCGGCACCGTCACGTCCGAGGGCAAGGTCACCTCCGACAGCCTCATCGACTACGTGCGCCGCCACGTGCGGGACCGCACCTCCCAGCAACTCGTCCCGCAGGAGGCCCGGTTCCTGCGCGAGACCAGCACGCCCATCGTCTTCGCGGAAGGCCTCCAGGGCATCGGCTCCTACCCGGTGACGCTGCGCTTCCCCGCGGGCTTCCGCGGCTGGGTGGAGCTGCGCGGGCGCGACATGAGCGAGCCGCGCAGGCTGTACGTCGACGGGGCCGCGGGGGCCGGCGGGGCCGACCACGTCGAGCCGCTCGTGCCCGGCCTGTACAAGGTCGTGCCGGAGAGCCCGGCCGCGCCGGACTTCAGGGACGGCGGATTCTTCGAGGTCGTCAGCGGAGGTGGCCACGGTGTCCAGTTCTGACCCGGCTTCCGGCACGCCGCGCCCCGAGGTGCCGTTCGTCGTCATCCCCGACACGCCGTCCGTCCTGGTCACCGTCACCGACGAGGCGCTGCACGAGGTCGCGCACGGCATGGGCACCATCGAGACGACCGTGACGCCCGGCATCTACCGCATCGA is a window from the Streptomyces spectabilis genome containing:
- a CDS encoding caspase family protein; translated protein: MNDLHYAVVVGINRYPAISDLRGARGDAGRFRDWLVDPTGGNVPATNIALVTATERDEREADVMTAVPTRENVNRALYLAHRAVRRAVDEGGNWADTRLYLFLAGHGIAPFGGDAALLMANAAIDLLGNHIAVRPYLSWYESASPFHEIVFFADCCRTRFGGVAAFGPPFTDTIEAPDKVECLAGYATSLGDPAYEQQAPDPNRSRGHFTSALIEGLRGAGGGTVTSEGKVTSDSLIDYVRRHVRDRTSQQLVPQEARFLRETSTPIVFAEGLQGIGSYPVTLRFPAGFRGWVELRGRDMSEPRRLYVDGAAGAGGADHVEPLVPGLYKVVPESPAAPDFRDGGFFEVVSGGGHGVQF